The following proteins are encoded in a genomic region of Streptomyces sp. SLBN-31:
- the gcvH gene encoding glycine cleavage system protein GcvH has translation MSNPQQLRYSKEHEWLSAAEDGVSTVGITEFAANALGDVVYAQLPEVGSAVTAGETCGELESTKSVSDLYSPVTGEVTEINEDVVNDPSLVNSAPFEGGWLFRVRVTEEPSDLLSADEYTAQNAG, from the coding sequence ATGAGCAACCCCCAGCAGCTGCGCTACAGCAAGGAGCACGAGTGGCTGTCGGCCGCCGAGGACGGCGTCTCGACGGTCGGCATCACCGAGTTCGCGGCCAACGCCCTCGGCGACGTCGTCTACGCCCAGCTTCCCGAGGTGGGCTCCGCCGTGACCGCGGGCGAGACCTGCGGCGAGCTGGAGTCGACCAAGTCGGTCAGCGACCTGTACTCCCCCGTCACCGGTGAGGTCACCGAGATCAACGAGGACGTGGTGAACGACCCGTCCCTGGTCAACTCGGCCCCCTTCGAGGGCGGCTGGCTGTTCAGGGTCCGCGTCACCGAGGAGCCGAGCGACCTGCTCTCCGCCGACGAGTACACCGCCCAGAACGCCGGCTGA
- the gcvT gene encoding glycine cleavage system aminomethyltransferase GcvT: MSSTEIRRTALDALHRSLGATMTDFAGWDMPLRYGSERDEHLAVRTKAGLFDLSHMGEITVTGEQAAALLNHALVGNIASVGVGRARYTMICRTDGGILDDLIVYRLAETEYMVVANASNAQVVLDALTERAAGFDAEVRDDRDAYALLAVQGPESPGILASLTDAGLDGLKYYAGLPGTVAGVPALIARTGYTGEDGFELFVRPEHAVELWQALTKAGEGAGLVPCGLSCRDTLRLEAGMPLYGHELSTELTPFDAGLGRVVKFDKEGDFVGREALEAAAARSRENPPRVLVGLVAEGRRVPRAGYPVVAGGEVIGEVTSGAPSPTLGKPIAMAYVDAAHAAPGTPGVGVDIRGTHEPYEVVALPFYKRQK; encoded by the coding sequence TGACCGACTTCGCCGGCTGGGACATGCCCCTGCGCTACGGCTCCGAGCGCGACGAGCACCTCGCCGTGCGGACCAAGGCGGGCCTCTTCGACCTCTCCCACATGGGTGAGATCACCGTGACCGGCGAGCAGGCGGCCGCCCTGCTGAACCACGCGCTGGTGGGCAACATCGCCTCGGTCGGCGTGGGCCGCGCCCGCTACACCATGATCTGCCGGACCGACGGCGGCATCCTGGACGACCTGATCGTCTACCGGCTCGCGGAGACCGAGTACATGGTCGTCGCCAACGCCTCCAACGCCCAGGTGGTCCTGGACGCCCTCACCGAGCGGGCCGCCGGCTTCGACGCCGAGGTGCGCGACGACCGGGACGCCTACGCGCTGCTCGCCGTGCAGGGCCCCGAGTCGCCGGGCATCCTCGCCTCCCTCACCGACGCCGGCCTCGACGGCCTGAAGTACTACGCCGGCCTGCCGGGCACGGTCGCCGGCGTCCCCGCGCTCATCGCGCGCACCGGCTACACCGGCGAGGACGGCTTCGAGCTCTTCGTACGGCCGGAACACGCCGTCGAGCTGTGGCAGGCGCTGACCAAGGCCGGCGAGGGCGCCGGGCTCGTCCCCTGCGGACTGTCCTGCCGGGACACCCTGCGCCTGGAGGCGGGCATGCCGCTGTACGGGCACGAGCTGAGCACCGAGCTGACGCCCTTCGACGCCGGGCTCGGCCGGGTGGTGAAGTTCGACAAGGAGGGCGACTTCGTGGGCCGCGAGGCCCTGGAGGCGGCCGCCGCGCGGTCGCGGGAGAACCCGCCGCGCGTCCTGGTGGGCCTGGTCGCCGAGGGCCGCCGGGTGCCGCGCGCCGGGTACCCGGTCGTCGCCGGCGGCGAGGTGATCGGCGAGGTCACCTCCGGCGCCCCCTCCCCCACGCTGGGCAAGCCGATCGCCATGGCGTACGTCGACGCGGCGCACGCGGCACCGGGCACGCCCGGGGTCGGTGTGGACATCCGGGGCACCCATGAGCCGTACGAGGTCGTGGCACTGCCCTTCTACAAGCGGCAGAAGTAG